The following coding sequences are from one Rhipicephalus microplus isolate Deutch F79 chromosome 3, USDA_Rmic, whole genome shotgun sequence window:
- the LOC119160120 gene encoding ubiquitin-conjugating enzyme E2 Z codes for MDEPRRSAATCNMETALAQPKQPSGQCLLRLNHDFNNIVGNPVPGIFVEPEKGNVTYVHAVIVGPDNTPCQGGTLHDDRRWKVHFNRKLYSSGLISLSIPGTFHGPSWNPEMILKTVVVSIQSFLIEQPLANERALGREFETRLEKTIGCNAKLCSQTFMVAICDALEACLLGNSLYPQDLPMAVIKHFVEQYDKYESVALSLLGEHSSAEESQQYAALLERQQELHGPAAEV; via the exons ATGGACGAACCTCGGCGAAGTGCAGCTACGTGCAATATGGAGACCGCGTTGGCCCAGCCTAAGCAGCCGTCGGGGCAGTGTCTGCTGAGACTCAACCATGACTTCAATAACATCGTTGGCAACCCTGTGCCAGGAATCTTCGTCGAGCCCGAAAAAGGCAACGTCACTTACGTCCACGCCGTCATCGTGGGACCCGACAACACGCCGTGCCAGGGAG GTACGCTTCATGACGACAGACGGTGGAAGGTGCACTTCAATCGGAAACTGTACAGCAGTGGGCTCATCTCGCTCAGCATTCCGGGCACGTTTCACGGACCCTCGTGGAACCCGGAGATGATCCTGAAGACGGTGGTGGTTTCGATCCAGTCGTTCCTCATCGAGCAGCCGTTGGCCAACGAACGTGCACTGGGACGGGAGTTCGAAACTAGGCTTGAAAAGACGATTGGTTGCAACGCCAAACTGTGCTCCCAGACCTTCATGGTTGCGATTTGCGACGCACTCGAGGCTTGCCTTCTCGGCAACTCGTTGTACCCGCAGGACCTGCCAATGGCTGTGATTAAGCACTTCGTAGAACAATATGACAAGTACGAAAGTGTAGCCTTGTCCCTACTTGGTGAACACTCCAGCGCGGAGGAATCTCAGCAGTACGCAGCGCTACTCGAGAGACAGCAAGAATTGCATGGCCCCGCAGCGgaagtctag
- the LOC119160196 gene encoding ubiquitin-conjugating enzyme E2 Z yields MQRRPLTAIAAPYSATDKPQISAATCQLETALAQPKQLSGQCLLRLNHDPKNIIDNPVPGIFVEPEKGNVTYVHAVIVGPDNTPCQGGLFHSVLKFPLDNPACPPQVRFMATDGGRVRFNRKLYSSGLVSLSIPGTFDGPSWNPETTLKTLVVLIQSLLIDGTGVQNLA; encoded by the coding sequence ATGCAGCGACGTCCGCTCACAGCCATCGCCGCCCCTTATTCCGCCACGGACAAACCTCAGATAAGTGCAGCTACGTGCCAATTGGAGACCGCGTTGGCCCAGCCCAAGCAGCTGTCGGGGCAGTGTCTGCTGAGACTCAACCATGACCCCAAGAACATCATTGACAACCCTGTGCCAGGAATCTTCGTCGAGCCCGAAAAAGGCAACGTCACCTACGTCCACGCCGTCATCGTGGGACCCGACAACACGCCGTGCCAGGGAGGCTTGTTTCATTCCGTGCTCAAGTTCCCCCTCGACAACCCAGCCTGTCCACCGCAGGTACGCTTCATGGCGACAGACGGCGGAAGGGTGCGATTCAACCGGAAACTGTACAGCAGTGGGCTCGTCTCGCTCAGCATTCCGGGCACGTTTGACGGACCTTCGTGGAACCCCGAGACGACCCTGAAGACGCTGGTGGTTTTGATCCAGTCGTTGCTGATCGATGGAACGGGAGTTCAAAACTTGGCTTGA